From Desulfurispira natronophila, a single genomic window includes:
- the pheA gene encoding prephenate dehydratase produces the protein MTTGKELDNLRQSIDAIDDQLLALLNQRAELAIQVGKYKSGNPSEFYVPSREKQIYTRLLRENPGPVPDEAVRAIFREVISACLNLEQPLTIAYLGPEATFTHIASMEHFGQSARYQPSPSIRDVFSEVERGRVHYGVAPIENSTEGVVNYTLDCLVDSDLSICAEIELGITHHLMSLSGKIESIRRVYSHPHAIAQCRQWLDLNLPEVELVDITSTARAAEIVSHDETSAAICSELAGKLYSLVPVVRKIEDKTNNFTRFIVVGNTRTKKSGNDKTSVVFSLSHAVGSLYHALEVISRFDINMTKIESRPSKMKAWEYLFHIDIEGHCDDENVSQALDLLGQRSLFLKVLGSYPKSIPSRKGE, from the coding sequence GTGACAACAGGCAAAGAGTTGGATAACCTGCGTCAATCTATTGACGCTATTGACGATCAACTGCTGGCACTGCTCAATCAGCGCGCAGAGCTGGCTATTCAGGTGGGCAAATACAAATCTGGCAACCCTTCTGAATTCTATGTTCCTTCGCGGGAAAAACAGATTTACACTCGCCTGCTGCGGGAGAATCCTGGCCCTGTCCCTGATGAGGCCGTCCGTGCCATTTTTCGTGAAGTCATTTCAGCGTGTCTGAACCTGGAGCAACCTCTCACTATTGCCTATCTTGGCCCCGAGGCCACATTTACCCATATTGCCAGCATGGAGCACTTTGGCCAGAGTGCCCGCTATCAACCATCCCCAAGCATCCGCGATGTCTTTTCCGAGGTAGAGCGCGGACGGGTTCACTATGGTGTGGCTCCCATTGAAAACTCTACCGAGGGTGTGGTGAACTACACTCTGGATTGCCTGGTGGACTCGGACCTCTCTATCTGCGCTGAAATAGAGCTGGGCATTACGCACCACCTGATGAGTCTCAGCGGAAAAATAGAGAGTATCCGGCGTGTATACTCCCATCCCCACGCCATCGCCCAGTGCCGACAATGGCTTGACCTCAATCTTCCTGAGGTGGAGCTGGTCGATATCACCAGCACAGCACGAGCGGCAGAGATCGTCAGTCACGATGAAACATCAGCAGCCATTTGCTCGGAGCTTGCAGGTAAACTCTATTCACTTGTGCCGGTAGTGCGCAAGATAGAGGACAAGACCAACAACTTCACCCGGTTTATCGTCGTGGGTAATACTCGCACCAAAAAGAGTGGCAATGACAAAACCAGTGTCGTTTTTAGTCTCAGCCATGCAGTAGGGTCCCTCTACCATGCCCTGGAGGTTATTTCCCGCTTTGATATCAACATGACCAAAATTGAGTCTCGCCCATCAAAGATGAAAGCCTGGGAGTACCTTTTTCATATTGACATTGAGGGTCATTGCGATGATGAAAACGTGTCGCAGGCCCTTGATTTATTGGGGCAACGCAGCCTCTTCTTAAAAGTTCTGGGGTCGTACCCAAAAAGTATACCATCTCGTAAAGGTGAATAA
- the hisC gene encoding histidinol-phosphate transaminase, whose amino-acid sequence MLVSKNVEELKPYQPGKPIKEVERELGISDAIKLASNENPMGSSPKAIEAVRSILAEANRYPEGGCYYLRKKLAFLLKMPEESIVFGNGSNEIIELIIRTFVQPGEEILYFDPSFAVYPIIAKAADRNYRAVPLRPTTFEMNVDDMMDAIGESTKVLFLTTPNNPVGNYIPYPQLKRLVEEVSTDILVCVDEAYVEYATQDDCRSVLDLIRQHPNLVVMRTFSKAYGLSGYRIGYAVGSAEIIGYLNKTRQPFNVNLLAQTAAEGALDDVEFLTASVENNSQGLELITATLDRLGIGYVPSQANFILIHTGGDGSEVFQGLMQRGIIVRHIPHPMITEYVRVTVGTPEENAQFIARFEEVMRQLGRIA is encoded by the coding sequence ATGCTCGTTTCTAAAAATGTTGAGGAACTCAAACCGTATCAGCCTGGCAAACCTATCAAGGAAGTTGAGCGAGAGTTAGGCATCAGTGATGCGATCAAGCTGGCTTCGAACGAAAATCCCATGGGGTCTTCCCCCAAGGCTATCGAAGCGGTACGCTCTATACTGGCTGAGGCCAATCGCTACCCCGAGGGTGGCTGTTACTACCTGCGCAAAAAGCTCGCCTTCTTACTGAAGATGCCGGAGGAGAGTATTGTCTTTGGCAACGGATCCAATGAGATCATTGAGCTGATTATTCGCACCTTTGTACAGCCCGGTGAGGAGATTCTCTACTTTGACCCTTCCTTTGCCGTTTATCCCATAATCGCCAAGGCGGCTGATCGCAATTATCGCGCTGTGCCTTTACGTCCCACCACCTTCGAGATGAACGTAGATGATATGATGGACGCTATTGGTGAGAGCACCAAGGTCCTCTTTCTCACTACCCCCAACAATCCCGTGGGCAACTATATTCCTTACCCGCAGCTCAAGCGCCTTGTTGAGGAGGTCTCCACAGATATTCTGGTCTGTGTAGACGAGGCCTATGTGGAGTACGCCACACAGGACGACTGTCGCAGTGTGCTGGATCTTATTCGTCAACACCCCAACCTGGTGGTGATGCGCACTTTCTCCAAGGCTTATGGCCTCAGTGGCTATCGCATCGGCTATGCTGTGGGCTCAGCTGAAATTATTGGCTACCTTAACAAGACTCGTCAGCCCTTCAACGTCAACCTGCTGGCCCAAACTGCTGCTGAGGGAGCCCTTGATGACGTGGAGTTTCTTACCGCCAGCGTTGAGAATAACTCCCAGGGCCTGGAGCTGATCACAGCTACTCTGGACCGCTTGGGTATTGGCTACGTTCCCTCCCAGGCTAACTTTATTCTTATCCACACTGGTGGCGACGGTAGTGAGGTTTTCCAGGGACTGATGCAGCGTGGCATAATTGTGCGTCACATCCCCCATCCCATGATAACCGAGTACGTAAGAGTGACGGTGGGAACTCCTGAGGAAAACGCCCAGTTTATTGCCCGCTTCGAAGAGGTCATGCGTCAACTTGGCCGTATTGCCTGA